A genomic region of Pyrus communis chromosome 14, drPyrComm1.1, whole genome shotgun sequence contains the following coding sequences:
- the LOC137715736 gene encoding dof zinc finger protein DOF3.2-like, with translation MDPSSGQQQQQQEMSAHSMDMLVGSKSQQQQQDRKPRPQPEQALKCPRCDSTNTKFCYYNNYSLSQPRYFCKSCRRYWTKGGTLRNVPVGGGCRKNKRSSSAAKRAQEQPLTPNSNPLPALGYDSNDLTLAFARLQRQQSCGGQLGFDDHNILGNPNSAPGFLDGLRTGFLESHNGNFQNLYNYGFGNGNGNLGEVEDCGGGMGIHHPFEEATTTSTTTAVTVTTMKQELFNAQSESSNRVLWGFPWQMNGGDHHANMVGNGNHEYDSGRDSWNGIASSWQHGLLHTTPLV, from the exons ATGGATCCTTCAAGtggacaacaacaacaacaacag GAAATGTCAGCTCATTCAATGGACATGCTGGTCGGCTCAAAATcgcaacagcagcagcaagaCAGGAAGCCCAGGCCTCAGCCAGAACAAGCTCTAAAATGTCCGAGATGTGACTCCACAAACACAAAATTCTGCTACTACAACAACTACAGCCTCTCTCAGCCTAGGTACTTCTGCAAGTCCTGCAGAAGGTACTGGACCAAAGGTGGTACCCTCAGGAATGTTCCTGTGGGTGGAGGGTGCAGGAAGAACAAGAGATCGTCTTCGGCGGCGAAGCGAGCTCAGGAGCAACCGCTCACACCCAATTCCAACCCACTCCCTGCTCTAGGTTATGACTCAAATGACCTCACCCTTGCATTTGCTAGGCTCCAAAGGCAGCAGTCATGTGGTGGGCAGTTAGGGTTTGATGATCATAACATTCTTGGAAACCCTAATTCAGCTCCTGGGTTTCTTGATGGACTCAGGACTGGGTTTCTTGAGTCGCACAATGGTAATTTCCAGAACTTGTATAACTATGGGTTTGGGAATGGTAATGGGAATTTGGGTGAGGTGGAAGATTGTGGCGGAGGAATGGGAATCCACCACCCATTTGAAGAAGCCACCACCACCTCAACCACCACCGCAGTGACGGTTACAACAATGAAGCAAGAACTGTTCAATGCCCAAAGTGAGAGCAGCAACAGAGTTTTGTGGGGGTTTCCATGGCAGATGAACGGTGGAGATCATCATGCAAACATGGTGGGGAATGGGAATCACGAGTATGATTCAGGAAGAGATAGCTGGAACGGGATCGCTTCATCTTGGCAGCATGGACTTCTGCACACAACTCCCCTAGTGTAA